The Saccharomonospora glauca K62 genome has a segment encoding these proteins:
- a CDS encoding vitamin B12-dependent ribonucleotide reductase, with translation MTETVGVGAESSPKPSKKRGGSGSRKGLRVQRVFTTEGVHPYDEVRWERRDVVMTNWRDGTVNFEQRGVEFPDFWSVNATNIVTSKYFRGAVGSPDRENSLKQLIDRVVKTYVKAGLEHGYFAGPEDAEIFEHEITWMLLHQVFSFNSPVWFNVGTSSKQQVSACFILSVEDSMDSILNWYKEEGLIFKGGSGAGLNLSRIRSSRELLSSGGTASGPVSFMRGADASAGTIKSGGATRRAAKMVVLDVDHPDIEEFIETKAREEHKIRVLRDAGFDMDLGGADISSVQYQNANNSVRVSDEFMQAVENGGTFGLRARTTGEVLETVDARTLFRKMAQAAWECADPGLQYDDTINDWHTCPESGRITASNPCSEYMHLDNSSCNLASLNLLKFLREDGTFDAELFVKAVELVITAMDISICFADFPTEPIAETTRKFRQLGIGYANLGALLMATGHAYDSEGGRALAAAITSLMTAVSYRRSAELAGIVGPYEGYARNAEPHQRVMRKHAAANELVRTYHHNDAAIRELATQEWKRGIEIGTRNGWRNAQASVLAPTGTIGFMMDCDTTGIEPDFSLVKFKKLVGGGSMQIVNNAVPRALRSLGYQEEQVEAIVDYIAEHGHVVDAPGLRPEHYEVFDCAVGERSIAPMGHVRMMAAVQPFLSGAISKTVNMPESATVEDVEEIYFQGWKLGLKALAIYRDNCKVGQPLSSAKKDTASGQKSDEDKVVEYRPVRKRLPKKRPSQTISFTVGGAEGYLTAGSYPDDGLGEIFVKLGKQGSTLAGVMDAFSMSISVGLQYGIPLEFYVQKFQNLRFEPAGMTDDPDIRMATSVLDYLFRRLALDYLPYEKRAQLGIFTAEERAAQVEAEYGGAAQENVDLDELRGSVEASENPLSDTKAVTPAERPAREAQTTPELVELQLGKAADAPLCMTCGTKMRPAGSCYACEGCGATSGCS, from the coding sequence ATGACAGAAACCGTGGGGGTCGGCGCGGAATCCTCGCCGAAGCCGAGCAAGAAGCGAGGCGGCTCGGGCTCGCGCAAGGGTCTGCGCGTCCAACGCGTCTTCACCACCGAGGGGGTGCACCCCTACGACGAGGTGCGGTGGGAGCGGCGCGACGTCGTCATGACCAACTGGCGTGACGGCACGGTGAACTTCGAGCAGCGCGGTGTGGAGTTCCCCGACTTCTGGTCGGTCAACGCGACGAACATCGTCACCAGCAAGTACTTCCGCGGCGCGGTGGGCAGCCCCGACCGTGAGAACAGCCTCAAGCAGCTCATCGACCGCGTCGTCAAGACGTACGTCAAGGCCGGCCTCGAACACGGTTACTTCGCGGGGCCCGAGGACGCCGAGATCTTCGAGCACGAGATCACGTGGATGCTGCTGCACCAGGTGTTCAGCTTCAACTCGCCGGTGTGGTTCAACGTCGGCACGAGCTCGAAGCAGCAGGTCAGCGCATGCTTCATCCTGTCGGTCGAGGACAGCATGGACTCGATCCTCAACTGGTACAAGGAAGAGGGGCTGATCTTCAAGGGTGGTTCGGGCGCGGGCCTGAACCTCTCCCGCATCCGTTCCTCGCGTGAGCTGCTGTCGTCGGGCGGCACGGCGTCGGGTCCGGTGTCGTTCATGCGGGGCGCCGACGCGTCCGCGGGCACCATCAAGTCGGGTGGTGCGACCCGCCGGGCGGCGAAGATGGTCGTGCTCGACGTGGACCACCCCGACATCGAGGAGTTCATCGAGACCAAGGCGAGGGAGGAGCACAAGATCCGCGTGCTCCGCGACGCCGGTTTCGACATGGACCTCGGTGGCGCCGACATCTCCTCGGTGCAGTACCAGAACGCCAACAACTCGGTGCGCGTGTCCGACGAGTTCATGCAGGCGGTGGAAAACGGCGGGACGTTCGGTCTCCGCGCCCGCACCACGGGCGAGGTCCTGGAGACCGTCGACGCCAGGACGTTGTTCCGCAAGATGGCGCAGGCGGCCTGGGAGTGCGCCGACCCCGGGCTGCAGTACGACGACACCATCAACGACTGGCACACCTGCCCCGAGTCGGGTCGTATCACCGCCTCGAACCCGTGCTCCGAGTACATGCACCTGGACAACTCCAGCTGCAACCTCGCCTCGCTGAACCTGCTGAAGTTCCTGCGCGAGGACGGCACCTTCGACGCGGAGCTGTTCGTCAAGGCCGTCGAGCTGGTCATCACGGCGATGGACATCTCGATCTGCTTCGCCGACTTCCCGACCGAGCCGATCGCGGAGACCACGCGCAAGTTCCGCCAGCTCGGCATCGGGTACGCGAACCTCGGCGCGCTGCTGATGGCGACGGGCCACGCGTACGACTCCGAGGGCGGGCGCGCGCTCGCCGCGGCGATCACCTCGCTGATGACGGCGGTGTCGTACCGGCGTTCCGCCGAACTGGCCGGGATCGTGGGTCCCTACGAGGGCTACGCCCGTAACGCCGAGCCGCACCAGCGCGTGATGCGCAAGCACGCCGCGGCCAACGAGCTCGTGCGCACCTACCACCACAACGACGCCGCCATCCGGGAGCTGGCGACGCAGGAGTGGAAGCGCGGCATCGAGATCGGCACGCGCAACGGTTGGCGCAACGCCCAGGCCAGCGTGCTCGCTCCCACCGGCACCATCGGCTTCATGATGGACTGCGACACCACCGGTATCGAGCCGGACTTCTCGCTGGTGAAGTTCAAAAAGCTCGTCGGTGGCGGCTCCATGCAGATCGTGAACAACGCCGTGCCGCGTGCCCTGCGCTCCCTGGGCTACCAGGAGGAGCAGGTGGAGGCGATCGTCGACTACATCGCCGAGCACGGTCACGTGGTCGACGCTCCGGGGCTGCGTCCCGAGCACTACGAGGTGTTCGACTGCGCGGTCGGTGAGCGCTCGATCGCCCCGATGGGCCACGTGCGGATGATGGCCGCCGTGCAGCCGTTTTTGTCGGGGGCGATCTCCAAGACGGTGAACATGCCCGAGTCGGCCACCGTCGAGGACGTCGAGGAGATCTACTTCCAGGGTTGGAAGCTCGGCCTGAAGGCGCTGGCCATTTACCGTGACAACTGCAAGGTGGGCCAGCCGCTGTCGTCGGCGAAGAAGGACACCGCGTCGGGCCAGAAGTCCGACGAGGACAAGGTCGTCGAGTACCGGCCGGTGCGGAAGCGGCTGCCGAAGAAGCGTCCGAGCCAGACGATCTCCTTCACCGTGGGCGGCGCCGAGGGTTACCTGACGGCCGGTTCCTATCCCGACGACGGGCTCGGCGAGATCTTCGTCAAGCTCGGCAAGCAGGGGTCGACGCTGGCCGGTGTCATGGACGCGTTCTCCATGTCGATCTCGGTGGGCCTCCAGTACGGCATCCCGCTCGAGTTCTACGTCCAGAAGTTCCAGAACCTGCGCTTCGAGCCGGCGGGGATGACCGACGACCCGGACATCCGGATGGCCACGAGCGTGCTGGACTACCTGTTCCGCAGGCTGGCGCTCGACTACCTGCCGTACGAAAAGCGCGCTCAGCTCGGCATCTTCACCGCCGAGGAGCGGGCGGCGCAGGTCGAGGCCGAGTACGGCGGTGCGGCGCAGGAGAACGTCGATCTCGACGAGTTGCGCGGCAGTGTCGAGGCGAGTGAGAACCCGTTGTCCGACACCAAGGCCGTGACGCCGGCGGAGCGGCCGGCCAGGGAGGCCCAGACCACTCCCGAACTGGTCGAGTTGCAGCTCGGCAAGGCGGCCGACGCGCCGCTGTGCATGACCTGCGGCACGAAGATGCGTCCCGCCGGGTCGTGCTACGCCTGTGAGGGTTGCGGCGCCACCTCCGGCTGCAGCTGA
- the nrdR gene encoding transcriptional regulator NrdR — protein MRCPFCRHADSRVVDSREVDEGQAIRRRRSCSVCGRRFTTSETVVLAVVKRSGVTEQFSRDKVIRGVRRACQGRPVDDDALKQLAQKVEDSIRASGVAEIPSHEVGLAILGPLRELDAVAYLRFASVYRSFSSIEDFEAEIKNLREAIAESSAQQDRSE, from the coding sequence GTGCGGTGTCCGTTCTGTCGGCACGCGGACTCCCGAGTCGTCGATTCGCGAGAGGTGGACGAGGGCCAGGCGATACGACGGCGTCGGTCGTGCTCGGTCTGTGGTCGCCGGTTCACCACGTCGGAGACGGTGGTACTCGCTGTCGTCAAGCGATCGGGAGTCACCGAGCAGTTCAGCCGGGACAAGGTGATTCGGGGAGTGCGGCGTGCCTGTCAGGGGCGGCCCGTCGACGACGACGCCCTGAAGCAGCTCGCCCAGAAGGTCGAAGACTCCATCCGGGCGTCCGGGGTCGCGGAGATTCCGAGCCACGAGGTGGGGCTGGCCATCCTGGGGCCGCTTCGGGAGCTCGACGCCGTCGCCTACCTGAGGTTCGCGAGTGTTTACCGGTCCTTCTCGTCGATCGAGGACTTCGAGGCTGAGATCAAGAACCTGCGTGAGGCGATCGCCGAATCGTCGGCCCAGCAGGACCGCAGCGAGTGA